A genomic stretch from Mycobacterium malmoense includes:
- a CDS encoding NAD(P)-dependent oxidoreductase, translated as MRVGFIGLGSQGAPMARRIIEGGYETTLWARRPATLEPFAGTPAKVAESPAELAAASDLVCLCVVGDADIAEITGGEDGLLAAMKPGSVIAVHSTVHPNTCRELAKNAAVKGVSVIDAPVSGGGPAASEGRLLVMVGGDAGVVERCRPIFETYADPVVHLGELGSGQTTKLLNNLLFTANLGTAATALSLAQALGVSPDRLTEVVSRSSGNSFALNALGGVGGLERLAGLAGTLLQKDVRLIVDLAEKAGARAGAVLDAADAALAMMGHPR; from the coding sequence GTGAGAGTCGGATTCATCGGGCTGGGCAGCCAGGGCGCACCCATGGCGCGGCGGATCATCGAGGGCGGCTACGAGACGACCCTGTGGGCGCGCAGGCCCGCGACGCTGGAGCCATTCGCCGGCACCCCGGCGAAGGTTGCCGAGTCACCGGCCGAACTCGCCGCGGCCAGCGATCTGGTCTGCCTATGCGTCGTCGGCGACGCCGACATCGCGGAAATCACCGGCGGCGAGGACGGCCTGTTGGCGGCGATGAAACCGGGCAGCGTCATCGCGGTGCACAGCACGGTGCATCCCAACACCTGCCGGGAGCTGGCGAAAAATGCTGCCGTCAAGGGTGTTTCGGTCATCGACGCACCGGTGAGCGGCGGCGGTCCGGCGGCGTCGGAAGGGCGCCTGCTGGTGATGGTCGGTGGCGACGCCGGCGTCGTCGAGCGCTGCCGCCCCATCTTTGAAACCTACGCGGATCCCGTCGTTCATCTCGGCGAGCTGGGTTCCGGCCAAACCACCAAGCTGCTCAACAACTTATTGTTCACCGCCAACCTGGGCACGGCGGCCACCGCCCTCTCGCTGGCCCAGGCACTCGGCGTCTCCCCCGACCGCCTCACCGAAGTCGTCTCGCGCAGCAGCGGGAACAGCTTCGCGCTCAACGCCCTTGGCGGAGTCGGCGGCCTGGAGCGGCTGGCCGGCCTCGCGGGCACGCTGCTGCAGAAGGACGTCCGGTTGATCGTCGACCTCGCCGAGAAGGCCGGGGCTCGCGCCGGGGCAGTGCTCGACGCCGCCGACGCCGCGCTGGCCATGATGGGCCATCCCCGATGA
- a CDS encoding alpha/beta fold hydrolase: MSAAPRPRVVIVDGVPMSALVAEAERPTAVIVAIHGGGTTAVYFDCPGHPSFSLLRTGAAAGFTVVALDRPGYGSSTPYPEAMARPEQRVNLAYGAVDRILGERPRGAGLFVMGHSGGCELAMRMAADERGADLLGVELAGTGRHYHPAAREMLKTATRERRPAGLRELLWHPQRLYPPEVLTGVTVSPTAPAYEDQMVSDWARQTFPALAPAVRVPVHFSIAEYERVWQTDDSALAEIAGLFSAAPRFAVHRQPEAGHNISLGHTAADYHSKVFAFADECVATRANPVDPEADLEAG; this comes from the coding sequence ATGAGTGCCGCGCCTCGCCCGAGGGTGGTGATCGTCGACGGCGTGCCGATGTCGGCGCTGGTCGCCGAAGCGGAGCGGCCCACAGCGGTGATCGTCGCCATCCACGGCGGAGGCACCACCGCCGTCTACTTCGACTGCCCGGGCCACCCGTCGTTTTCGTTGCTAAGGACCGGCGCCGCAGCCGGATTCACCGTGGTGGCGCTGGACCGGCCCGGCTACGGCAGCTCCACTCCCTACCCGGAGGCAATGGCCCGGCCCGAGCAGCGGGTCAATCTCGCCTACGGGGCGGTGGACCGCATCCTCGGGGAACGGCCGCGCGGCGCGGGCTTGTTCGTGATGGGCCATTCGGGCGGCTGCGAACTGGCGATGCGGATGGCCGCCGACGAGCGCGGCGCCGATCTGCTCGGCGTCGAACTGGCCGGCACCGGCCGGCACTATCACCCCGCGGCCCGCGAAATGCTCAAGACGGCAACCAGGGAACGCCGGCCGGCGGGCCTGCGCGAGCTGTTATGGCACCCGCAGCGGCTGTATCCGCCCGAGGTCCTCACCGGGGTCACGGTTTCTCCGACGGCCCCCGCCTACGAGGACCAGATGGTGTCGGATTGGGCCCGACAAACCTTCCCGGCGCTCGCCCCCGCCGTGCGCGTCCCGGTGCATTTCAGCATCGCCGAGTACGAAAGGGTCTGGCAGACCGACGATTCGGCGTTGGCCGAGATCGCCGGCCTGTTCTCCGCCGCGCCGCGGTTCGCCGTGCACAGACAACCCGAGGCGGGGCACAACATCAGCCTCGGCCACACCGCCGCGGATTACCATTCGAAGGTCTTTGCGTTCGCGGACGAATGTGTGGCCACCCGCGCGAATCCCGTTGACCCAGAAGCCGATTTGGAGGCCGGGTGA
- a CDS encoding thiolase C-terminal domain-containing protein, with protein MSAASGRPLPLVTDENEFFWTSGADGALRLQECRACESLIHPPAPVCRYCRSRDMGVRAVSGKATLAGFTVNHRFSLPGLPAPYVVAQVAIAEDPRVRLTTNIVECDPDRLELGQQVEVVFERAEDVWLPLFRPIAEAQPAPLPDDEIAPERFGEHVRPMLTAEKFEDKVALTGIGMSKIGRRLMRPPLSLTVDACEAAIADAGLTFADIDGLSTYPGGGNLGGFGEGGVTALEAALGIRPTWHNGGIETFGPGGSVIAAMLAVAGGLARHVLCFRTLWEATYNELMKQGKITPSSGRTAGWQFPFGATSAAHTLAMNAQRHFHRYGTTKETLGWIALNQRANAELNPTAVYRTPMTMDDYLNARPITTPFGLYDCDVPCDGAIAVIVSAVDAARDLAKPPVLVEAVGTQIIERIDWDQSTLTHEPQVLGQAAHVWTRTSLRPADVDVAELYDGFTMNCLSWIEALGFCGIGEAKEFLDGGKNIARDGQLPLNTHGGQLSHGRTHGMGLLHEAVSQLRGEAGDRQVAGARVGVVSSGGLTPSGVLLLRADA; from the coding sequence GTGTCAGCAGCATCGGGACGCCCGCTACCCCTGGTCACCGACGAAAACGAGTTCTTCTGGACGTCGGGTGCCGACGGCGCGCTGCGGCTGCAGGAATGCCGGGCCTGCGAATCGCTGATCCACCCGCCGGCTCCGGTGTGCCGGTATTGCCGCTCCCGCGACATGGGTGTGCGGGCCGTTTCCGGCAAGGCCACGCTGGCCGGATTCACCGTGAACCATCGGTTCAGCCTGCCCGGGCTGCCGGCGCCGTACGTGGTCGCGCAGGTGGCGATCGCCGAGGACCCTCGGGTCCGGCTGACCACCAACATCGTCGAGTGCGATCCCGATCGGCTCGAACTCGGTCAGCAAGTGGAGGTTGTCTTCGAGCGGGCCGAAGACGTGTGGCTGCCGCTGTTTCGGCCGATCGCCGAAGCGCAGCCCGCTCCCCTGCCCGACGACGAGATCGCGCCGGAACGCTTCGGCGAACACGTCCGGCCCATGCTGACGGCGGAGAAGTTCGAAGACAAGGTCGCGCTCACCGGGATCGGCATGTCGAAGATCGGCCGCCGGCTGATGCGGCCGCCGCTGTCACTGACGGTGGACGCCTGCGAGGCCGCGATCGCCGATGCGGGGCTGACGTTCGCCGACATCGACGGCCTGTCCACCTATCCCGGCGGCGGTAATCTCGGCGGCTTCGGCGAGGGTGGGGTGACCGCGTTGGAGGCGGCGCTGGGCATCCGGCCGACGTGGCACAACGGCGGCATCGAAACGTTCGGCCCCGGCGGGTCGGTGATCGCCGCGATGCTCGCCGTCGCCGGCGGCCTGGCCCGTCACGTGCTCTGCTTCCGGACGCTGTGGGAAGCCACCTACAACGAGCTGATGAAGCAGGGCAAGATCACCCCGTCGAGCGGCCGCACCGCCGGCTGGCAGTTCCCGTTCGGCGCCACGTCGGCGGCCCATACGCTGGCGATGAACGCGCAGCGGCACTTCCACCGTTACGGCACAACGAAAGAGACGCTGGGCTGGATCGCGCTGAACCAGCGGGCCAACGCCGAACTCAACCCGACCGCGGTCTATCGGACGCCGATGACGATGGACGACTACCTCAACGCGCGGCCCATCACCACGCCGTTCGGGCTCTACGACTGCGACGTGCCGTGCGACGGCGCGATAGCCGTCATCGTCTCCGCCGTCGACGCCGCCCGCGACCTCGCCAAGCCGCCCGTCCTGGTCGAGGCGGTGGGGACACAGATCATCGAGCGAATCGATTGGGACCAAAGCACTTTGACCCACGAGCCGCAGGTGCTAGGCCAGGCGGCGCACGTGTGGACGCGCACGTCGCTGCGACCCGCCGACGTCGACGTCGCCGAGCTGTACGACGGGTTCACCATGAACTGCCTGTCCTGGATCGAGGCGCTGGGCTTCTGCGGGATCGGCGAGGCCAAAGAGTTTCTCGACGGCGGCAAGAACATCGCGCGCGACGGCCAACTGCCGCTCAACACGCACGGCGGCCAGCTCTCGCACGGCCGCACCCACGGCATGGGCCTGCTGCACGAGGCGGTCAGCCAGCTGCGCGGGGAGGCCGGCGACCGGCAGGTCGCCGGCGCCCGCGTCGGCGTGGTCAGCAGCGGCGGCCTCACCCCCAGCGGCGTCCTCTTGTTGCGGGCCGACGCATGA
- a CDS encoding helix-turn-helix domain-containing protein — protein sequence MSETFNALLAERLKDCEFARHFAAESARIAAIDAVLNQLDDAREASNLTKAQLARAIGSDPSVVRRLLSAQTVNPTLATVAELAAALGLKVTLTPMSAEERKRITEPMLTATG from the coding sequence ATGTCCGAGACGTTCAATGCTCTGCTGGCCGAGCGGCTTAAGGACTGTGAGTTTGCACGGCACTTTGCCGCTGAATCGGCGCGCATCGCTGCTATCGACGCCGTACTCAATCAGCTGGATGACGCACGAGAGGCGTCGAACCTCACCAAGGCACAGCTTGCCCGCGCGATCGGTTCGGACCCGAGCGTAGTGCGCCGTCTGCTGTCCGCACAGACCGTGAACCCGACCTTGGCCACCGTGGCTGAGCTAGCAGCGGCGCTCGGATTGAAGGTCACGCTGACTCCCATGTCCGCCGAGGAACGGAAAAGGATCACCGAGCCGATGCTCACCGCGACCGGCTAA
- a CDS encoding helix-turn-helix transcriptional regulator produces the protein MIIDPEQEPEPPKMLIRRLFGLTNAEADVALRVMRGDGLTPISADLALSRATVNTHLQHISDKTDTPASRAGASTAGHHPVVAQRSLASRRRRHLLFCPPHSDTLLGQSL, from the coding sequence ATGATCATCGATCCCGAGCAGGAACCCGAACCGCCAAAGATGTTGATACGCCGCCTCTTCGGCCTGACCAACGCCGAAGCCGATGTGGCACTGCGCGTAATGCGTGGCGACGGTCTGACGCCCATTTCGGCGGATCTGGCGTTATCGCGGGCGACCGTCAACACGCACCTGCAACACATATCCGACAAGACCGACACACCGGCAAGCCGAGCTGGTGCGTCTACTGCTGGCCATCATCCTGTAGTGGCGCAGCGGTCACTCGCGTCTCGGCGTCGCAGGCACCTGCTCTTTTGTCCACCTCATAGCGACACACTGTTGGGTCAGTCGCTATGA
- a CDS encoding ferredoxin, producing MRIHLDRTLCDGFGICAKHAPKYFSLDDWGYACLVGDGTVAEADRDAVMRALMDCPVHAIMELDERRPDDVPPPTSGDEDPTAHLKTEANEAEWGFTR from the coding sequence ATGAGAATCCACCTCGACCGCACCCTCTGCGACGGCTTCGGCATCTGCGCCAAGCATGCGCCCAAATATTTCTCGCTCGACGACTGGGGATACGCGTGTTTGGTCGGGGACGGCACCGTCGCCGAGGCCGACCGCGACGCGGTCATGCGCGCGCTAATGGATTGTCCCGTGCACGCCATCATGGAATTGGACGAACGCCGACCCGACGACGTGCCGCCGCCTACAAGCGGCGACGAGGATCCCACCGCGCACCTCAAAACCGAGGCGAACGAAGCCGAGTGGGGTTTCACGCGTTGA
- a CDS encoding NADH-ubiquinone oxidoreductase-F iron-sulfur binding region domain-containing protein, with product METSAAPAITVTTWPGCPSRLLGDRPGHSREDYPAYRELGGYRPLADADDLLDEVERSGLQGRGGAAFPLAVKLCAVRDNGRRAGGAVVVANGEEGEPASIKDRWLLRHRPHLVLDGLRLAAATVAADRAYVYVSDPESARSVEAALTEHAFGDTAIELFRVDPGYIAGEETAVTRAINGGPVKPTDKPPRPFQKGVGGRPTLVSNVETLANLPYLQRHGAAAFRSLGTSSSPGTFLVTLTGGGRPPGLYEIPHGLPFRELLALHGVSPEHVQGALLGGYFAGLLNRAVLDATLDHETLRGLGAGLGCGAIAVITDDCPVAVAASVLAYFDRENAGQCGSCFNGTAAMAAVAGALRDGVATPEDLDRLRRWSVTLRGRGACATLDAATNVAASLLDRFPRAVAHHLDNACKPCHASVFRAERPYEVEAVVYA from the coding sequence ATGGAAACCAGCGCCGCGCCGGCCATCACCGTCACCACCTGGCCCGGCTGTCCGTCGCGACTGCTGGGCGATCGGCCCGGCCACTCGCGGGAGGACTACCCGGCTTACCGGGAGCTCGGCGGCTACCGGCCACTTGCCGACGCCGACGACCTGCTCGACGAGGTCGAACGCAGTGGACTGCAGGGCCGCGGCGGAGCGGCTTTTCCGCTCGCGGTGAAGCTGTGTGCCGTGCGCGACAACGGGCGCCGGGCAGGCGGCGCGGTCGTCGTCGCGAACGGCGAGGAGGGTGAGCCGGCCTCAATCAAGGACCGCTGGCTGCTGCGGCACCGCCCGCACCTGGTTCTCGACGGGCTGCGGCTGGCCGCGGCGACGGTGGCGGCCGACCGCGCCTACGTCTACGTGTCCGATCCGGAATCCGCCCGCAGCGTGGAAGCCGCGCTGACGGAACATGCGTTCGGCGACACCGCGATTGAGCTGTTCCGCGTCGACCCGGGATACATCGCCGGCGAGGAGACCGCGGTCACCCGCGCGATCAACGGCGGCCCGGTCAAGCCGACGGACAAGCCGCCGCGGCCGTTCCAGAAGGGCGTCGGCGGGCGTCCCACCCTGGTGAGCAATGTCGAGACCCTGGCCAACCTGCCCTACCTGCAGCGGCACGGCGCGGCGGCATTCCGCTCGCTGGGCACCTCGTCCTCGCCCGGCACCTTCCTGGTAACCCTCACCGGCGGCGGACGCCCGCCGGGCCTCTACGAGATCCCGCACGGCCTGCCATTCCGCGAACTGCTTGCCCTGCACGGGGTTTCACCCGAGCACGTGCAAGGCGCGCTGCTGGGCGGCTATTTCGCCGGGCTGCTCAATCGGGCCGTGCTGGATGCCACGTTGGACCACGAGACGCTGCGTGGCCTCGGCGCCGGCCTGGGTTGTGGCGCGATCGCGGTGATCACCGACGACTGCCCGGTCGCGGTCGCCGCCTCCGTGCTGGCTTACTTCGACCGCGAAAACGCCGGACAATGCGGTTCGTGTTTCAACGGCACCGCGGCGATGGCCGCCGTTGCCGGCGCGCTGCGCGATGGTGTCGCCACGCCCGAGGACCTCGACCGGCTGCGGCGCTGGTCGGTGACGCTGCGCGGCCGCGGGGCCTGCGCCACCCTGGACGCCGCAACCAATGTGGCAGCGAGCCTGCTCGACCGGTTCCCGAGAGCGGTGGCGCACCACCTCGACAACGCCTGTAAACCATGCCACGCCAGCGTGTTTCGCGCCGAAAGGCCCTACGAGGTGGAGGCGGTGGTATACGCGTGA
- a CDS encoding alpha/beta fold hydrolase, producing the protein MSSIEVNGGNVVYEILGDAGELIALTPGGRLSKEIPGLRPLAEALVAGGYRVLLWDRPNCGASDVQFYGQSESHMRAETLHGLLRALGVDRCILAGGSGGARDSILTTMLYPELVEKLVVWNIVGGIYGTFVLGSYYVVPSILAARGTGMEGVLKVPEWRERIEENPNNKQRFLDLDRDEFLRVMLRWLNAFVSKPGQTIPGVDDEMFDRIRVPTLIIRGGENDWDHPKRTSLEVSCLIKGSKLIDPPWPEDAWERASEDRAAGRVQHFNMFDTWVLAAPPILEFLGS; encoded by the coding sequence GTGTCTTCTATCGAGGTGAACGGGGGAAACGTTGTCTACGAGATCCTCGGAGACGCAGGCGAACTCATCGCCCTGACACCGGGCGGCCGGCTCAGCAAGGAAATCCCGGGCCTGCGTCCGCTGGCCGAGGCGCTGGTCGCCGGCGGCTATCGGGTGCTGCTGTGGGACCGGCCCAATTGCGGTGCGTCCGACGTGCAGTTCTACGGCCAAAGCGAGTCACACATGCGCGCCGAGACGCTGCACGGCCTGCTGCGCGCGCTCGGTGTTGACCGGTGCATCCTCGCCGGAGGCTCCGGCGGGGCAAGGGATTCCATCCTCACGACGATGCTCTACCCCGAACTCGTCGAGAAACTGGTGGTGTGGAACATCGTCGGCGGCATCTACGGCACGTTCGTGCTGGGTTCCTATTACGTGGTCCCCAGCATTCTCGCGGCGCGTGGCACCGGAATGGAGGGAGTGCTGAAGGTCCCCGAGTGGCGCGAGCGCATCGAGGAGAACCCGAACAACAAGCAACGGTTCCTCGACCTGGACCGCGACGAGTTCCTCAGGGTGATGCTGCGCTGGCTCAACGCGTTCGTATCCAAGCCCGGACAGACCATTCCCGGTGTCGACGACGAAATGTTCGACCGCATCAGGGTTCCGACGCTGATCATCCGGGGCGGCGAAAACGACTGGGATCATCCCAAGCGGACGTCGCTGGAAGTCAGCTGCCTGATCAAGGGGTCGAAGCTGATCGACCCGCCCTGGCCGGAGGACGCGTGGGAGCGCGCCTCCGAAGACCGCGCCGCGGGCCGGGTGCAGCACTTCAACATGTTCGACACCTGGGTGCTCGCGGCGCCCCCGATCCTCGAATTCTTGGGCTCCTGA
- a CDS encoding Rieske (2Fe-2S) protein has translation MASEKEGAITQRPQPRLAQGREHVVATVDEIPPGSHKLVPIGRHGVGVYNVNGTFYAIANYCPHQGGPLCSGRPRGRTIVDETAAGDAVMVRDMEYIYCPWHQWGFELATGTTAVKPEWSIRTYPVRVVDNDVLVMA, from the coding sequence TTGGCGTCTGAAAAAGAAGGGGCAATCACCCAGCGGCCCCAGCCCCGCCTCGCCCAGGGCCGCGAGCACGTCGTCGCCACGGTGGACGAAATCCCGCCGGGCAGCCACAAGCTGGTGCCCATCGGCCGGCACGGCGTCGGCGTCTACAACGTCAACGGCACCTTCTACGCCATCGCGAATTACTGCCCGCACCAGGGCGGTCCGCTGTGCTCCGGCCGCCCCCGGGGACGGACCATCGTCGACGAGACCGCCGCCGGTGACGCGGTCATGGTGCGCGATATGGAGTACATCTATTGCCCCTGGCATCAATGGGGTTTCGAGCTGGCGACCGGCACCACCGCGGTCAAGCCGGAGTGGAGCATCCGCACCTACCCGGTGCGGGTCGTCGACAATGACGTTCTGGTGATGGCGTGA
- a CDS encoding amidohydrolase family protein: protein MTLTHMQERVPAAERIAVRCVDSDVHPVPKRGELTQYIPEPWRSKFFLDHKVGELIYYDAPDYAHSFAMRTDTFPPDGEFPGSDPDMAFRQLIMEAGSDIAILEPGGRTPRLAEAHQAFSSALNDWQANHWLDSHNNWHERWRGSICAAVEDPEGAAREIEKWAGHPYMAQILIKAEPRPSWGHPKYNPIWTAATKHDITVSCHLSRSNYEMLPTPPVGFPSYNHDFMVTYSLLAANQVMSLIFDGVFDRFPTLRIVFVEHAFTWILPLMWRMDAIYEARQRRVDIKRKPSEYVKEHIKFTTQPLDYPEDKTELTRAMEWMECDKILLYSSDYPHWTFDDPRWLVKHLPKAARDAVMYKNGIATYHLPETVPVLEGQVRVL from the coding sequence ATGACGCTGACCCATATGCAGGAACGCGTTCCCGCCGCCGAACGCATCGCCGTCCGGTGTGTCGACTCGGATGTCCACCCGGTGCCCAAACGCGGCGAGCTGACGCAGTACATCCCGGAACCGTGGCGCAGCAAGTTCTTCCTGGACCACAAGGTGGGCGAGCTGATCTACTACGACGCTCCCGACTACGCCCACAGCTTCGCGATGCGCACCGACACCTTCCCGCCCGACGGCGAGTTCCCGGGCAGCGACCCGGACATGGCGTTTCGCCAGCTGATCATGGAGGCCGGCTCCGACATCGCGATCCTGGAGCCCGGCGGGCGCACGCCGCGCCTGGCGGAGGCGCACCAGGCGTTCTCGAGCGCCTTGAACGACTGGCAGGCCAACCACTGGCTCGACAGCCACAACAACTGGCACGAACGCTGGCGGGGTTCCATCTGCGCGGCGGTCGAGGATCCCGAGGGGGCGGCGCGCGAGATCGAAAAGTGGGCCGGGCACCCGTATATGGCGCAGATTCTGATCAAGGCCGAGCCGCGGCCGTCATGGGGCCACCCGAAATACAACCCGATCTGGACGGCCGCCACCAAACACGACATCACGGTGAGTTGTCACCTGTCACGCAGCAACTACGAGATGCTGCCGACGCCGCCGGTCGGCTTCCCCAGCTACAACCACGACTTCATGGTCACGTACTCGCTGCTGGCCGCCAACCAGGTGATGAGCCTGATCTTCGACGGCGTCTTCGACCGGTTCCCGACGCTGCGGATCGTGTTCGTCGAGCACGCCTTCACCTGGATCCTGCCGCTGATGTGGCGCATGGACGCGATCTATGAGGCACGCCAGCGGCGCGTCGACATCAAGCGCAAGCCGTCGGAATACGTCAAGGAGCACATCAAGTTCACCACCCAGCCGCTGGACTACCCGGAAGACAAGACCGAGTTGACCCGCGCCATGGAGTGGATGGAGTGCGACAAGATCCTGCTGTACTCCTCGGACTACCCGCACTGGACGTTCGACGACCCACGCTGGCTGGTGAAGCACCTTCCCAAGGCGGCCCGGGACGCGGTGATGTACAAGAACGGGATCGCGACCTACCACCTCCCCGAGACCGTGCCGGTCCTCGAGGGTCAGGTCCGGGTGCTCTGA
- a CDS encoding amidohydrolase family protein: MIEHADGARTPLIDASVHIFFPSNKDLRSFLREPFKSRGFPDYEMDWYGAPGGEYAPNTEGPDRQYPGSDPEFVANELFSNRGVDVAILHPMGRGIMPDRHLGTALHAAHNEMMVSRWLEHDEFGDRFRGTVRVNPDDIAGAVREIEKWRAHPRVVQIGVPLQSRELYGKPQFWPLWEAAADANLPVAVHIETGEGIGFPPTPSGHTLTYEQYVSFMALNYLYHLMNMIAEGVFERFSTLKFVWADGAADFLTPFIWRMDTFGRPHLEQTPWAPRIPSDYLPGHVYFVQGGLDGPPDTEFAGEWFGFTGKDDMVMFGSSYPHWQSNDVRRLPRSLSAEQRDKLCWRNAAGLYGIDISVDLAAG; encoded by the coding sequence GTGATCGAGCACGCTGACGGAGCCCGCACACCGCTGATCGACGCCAGCGTGCACATCTTCTTTCCGTCCAACAAGGACCTGCGCTCCTTCCTGCGCGAGCCGTTCAAGAGCCGCGGATTCCCCGACTACGAGATGGACTGGTATGGGGCGCCGGGCGGCGAATACGCGCCGAACACCGAAGGACCGGACCGCCAGTATCCCGGTTCGGATCCGGAATTCGTTGCCAACGAACTGTTTTCGAACCGCGGCGTCGATGTGGCGATCCTGCATCCGATGGGGCGCGGCATCATGCCCGACCGGCACCTGGGCACGGCGCTGCACGCCGCGCACAACGAGATGATGGTGTCGCGCTGGCTCGAGCACGACGAGTTCGGCGACCGGTTCCGCGGCACCGTCCGGGTCAACCCCGACGACATCGCCGGCGCCGTGCGCGAAATCGAAAAATGGCGCGCGCACCCGCGCGTGGTCCAGATCGGCGTTCCGCTGCAATCCCGCGAGCTCTACGGCAAGCCGCAGTTCTGGCCGCTGTGGGAGGCCGCCGCCGACGCGAACCTCCCGGTCGCGGTGCACATCGAGACGGGTGAGGGCATCGGGTTTCCCCCGACTCCATCCGGGCACACCCTGACCTACGAGCAATACGTCAGCTTCATGGCGCTGAACTACCTCTATCACCTAATGAACATGATCGCCGAGGGCGTGTTCGAGCGCTTTTCGACGCTGAAGTTCGTCTGGGCCGACGGTGCCGCGGACTTTCTGACGCCGTTCATCTGGCGGATGGACACGTTCGGCCGGCCGCACCTGGAACAGACGCCGTGGGCGCCGCGGATCCCAAGCGACTACCTCCCCGGCCACGTGTACTTCGTGCAGGGCGGCCTCGACGGTCCCCCCGACACCGAATTCGCCGGCGAGTGGTTCGGCTTCACCGGCAAGGACGACATGGTGATGTTCGGCTCCAGCTATCCGCACTGGCAAAGCAATGACGTCCGCCGGCTGCCGAGATCGCTGTCGGCCGAACAACGCGACAAGCTGTGCTGGCGCAACGCGGCCGGCCTGTACGGGATCGACATTTCGGTCGACCTTGCAGCGGGCTAG
- a CDS encoding nitroreductase family protein — MTAASSDVWEVMSTARTIRRFTDEPVDDATLARCLEAARWAPSGANAQGWRFVVLRSPEQRAVVAKAAAHALDVIEPVYGMSRPADADNSRRARTYRATYELHDRAGEFVSVLFAQQHYPTASELLLGGSIFPAMQNFLLAARAQGLGACLTSWASYGGERPLREAVGVPDDWMIAGHIVVGWPKGKHGPLRRRPLAEFVNLDRWGESADALVATV; from the coding sequence ATGACGGCAGCAAGCAGTGACGTCTGGGAAGTCATGTCGACCGCCCGGACGATCCGGCGGTTCACCGACGAGCCGGTCGACGACGCGACGTTGGCGCGGTGCCTCGAAGCGGCCAGGTGGGCTCCGTCGGGCGCCAACGCGCAGGGCTGGCGGTTCGTCGTGCTGCGATCGCCCGAGCAGCGGGCCGTCGTGGCCAAGGCGGCGGCGCACGCCTTGGACGTGATCGAGCCGGTCTATGGGATGAGCCGGCCCGCCGACGCCGACAACAGCCGCCGCGCCCGCACCTACCGCGCCACCTACGAATTGCATGATCGCGCGGGCGAATTCGTTTCGGTCCTGTTCGCGCAACAGCACTATCCGACCGCGTCCGAGCTCCTGCTCGGCGGGTCGATCTTTCCTGCCATGCAGAATTTTCTGCTGGCCGCGCGGGCCCAAGGTCTGGGGGCATGCCTCACCAGCTGGGCTTCGTATGGTGGCGAGCGGCCGCTGCGGGAAGCCGTCGGCGTGCCCGACGACTGGATGATCGCCGGCCACATCGTGGTCGGCTGGCCCAAGGGCAAGCACGGGCCGCTTCGCCGTCGCCCGCTCGCCGAATTCGTGAACCTCGACCGCTGGGGCGAATCCGCCGACGCCCTGGTGGCCACCGTGTAG